In Halorussus limi, a genomic segment contains:
- a CDS encoding histone deacetylase family protein, with amino-acid sequence MNFGYSEECLAHDTGERHPETPDRLRAIKERLTRKHGVEYVDSTPATSDRIEAVHDADYVAEFREFCESGGGNWDPDTVAVEATWDAALQSAGLACWSAETALDGSNGRDTPFSLGRPPGHHAVEDDAMGFCFFNNAAVAARHVIDAEGTDASRVAVFDWDVHHGNGTQDIFYDAGDVFYASLHEEGLYPGTGEIDETGGGAGAGTTLNVPLPAGAGDPEYRDAFDDLVAPAIRDFDPDLLVVSAGFDAHRHDPISRMRVSTEGYGMLTGRVRDLTDEAGAALAFVLEGGYGLDTLSDSVAEVHETFDGKRPLTPDEEVNDDVRALIADIRDSHPAFEE; translated from the coding sequence ATGAACTTCGGCTACAGCGAGGAGTGTCTGGCCCACGACACGGGCGAGCGCCACCCCGAGACCCCCGACCGACTCCGCGCCATCAAGGAGCGACTGACCCGGAAACACGGCGTCGAGTACGTCGATTCGACTCCCGCGACCAGCGACCGCATCGAGGCGGTCCACGACGCCGACTACGTCGCGGAGTTCCGGGAGTTCTGCGAGTCGGGCGGCGGCAACTGGGACCCCGACACCGTGGCGGTCGAGGCGACGTGGGACGCCGCGCTCCAGTCGGCCGGGTTGGCCTGCTGGTCGGCCGAGACCGCCCTCGACGGCAGCAATGGCCGTGACACGCCCTTCTCGCTCGGGCGGCCGCCGGGCCACCACGCGGTCGAAGACGACGCCATGGGCTTTTGCTTCTTCAACAACGCCGCGGTCGCGGCCCGCCACGTCATCGACGCCGAGGGGACGGACGCCTCGCGGGTCGCCGTCTTCGACTGGGACGTCCACCACGGCAACGGGACCCAAGACATCTTCTACGACGCGGGCGACGTGTTCTACGCCTCGCTCCACGAGGAGGGTCTCTACCCCGGCACGGGCGAAATCGACGAGACCGGCGGGGGCGCGGGCGCGGGCACGACGCTCAACGTCCCGCTCCCCGCGGGCGCTGGCGACCCGGAGTACCGCGACGCGTTCGACGACCTCGTCGCGCCCGCCATCCGCGACTTCGACCCGGACCTGCTCGTCGTGAGCGCGGGGTTCGACGCCCACCGCCACGACCCCATCTCTCGCATGCGAGTCTCGACCGAGGGGTACGGCATGCTGACCGGCCGCGTCCGGGACCTCACCGACGAGGCGGGCGCGGCGCTCGCGTTCGTCCTCGAAGGCGGCTACGGTCTCGACACCCTCTCGGACAGCGTGGCCGAGGTCCACGAGACCTTCGACGGGAAGCGACCCCTGACGCCCGACGAGGAGGTAAACGACGACGTGCGGGCGTTGATCGCGGATATTCGGGACTCTCATCCGGCGTTCGAGGAGTGA
- a CDS encoding translation initiation factor IF-2 subunit beta, whose product MDYASNLDRAMDATPDFEGQSERFSYPDADAQKDGAFTRLTNLSDIADALSRDVEHIHSALQRELGTNGKLEDGRARYNGTFSGSDFDAALESYVQEFVLCSECGLPDTRLVRENRNLMLRCDACGAFRPVTKRSTSTQNQNRDAVEEGSTYEVKITGTGRKGDGVAEKGKYTIFVPGAQEGDVVQIYIKNISGNLAFARLA is encoded by the coding sequence ATGGACTACGCATCTAACCTCGACCGCGCGATGGACGCGACGCCCGACTTCGAGGGCCAGAGCGAGCGATTCAGTTACCCCGACGCCGACGCGCAGAAGGACGGCGCGTTCACCCGACTCACGAACCTGAGCGACATCGCCGACGCGCTCAGCCGTGACGTCGAGCACATCCACAGCGCGCTCCAGCGCGAACTGGGGACTAACGGGAAACTCGAAGACGGCCGCGCGCGCTACAACGGGACCTTCTCGGGGTCGGACTTCGACGCCGCCCTCGAAAGCTACGTGCAGGAGTTCGTCCTCTGCTCGGAGTGTGGCCTGCCGGACACCCGCCTCGTCCGCGAGAACCGCAACCTGATGCTTCGCTGTGACGCCTGTGGTGCGTTCCGACCCGTCACCAAGCGCTCGACTTCGACCCAGAACCAGAACCGCGACGCGGTCGAAGAGGGAAGCACCTACGAGGTCAAGATTACCGGAACCGGCCGCAAGGGCGACGGCGTCGCCGAGAAGGGCAAGTACACCATCTTCGTGCCCGGCGCTCAGGAGGGCGACGTGGTCCAGATTTACATCAAGAACATCAGCGGCAATCTGGCGTTCGCGCGACTGGCCTGA
- a CDS encoding nicotinate phosphoribosyltransferase: MSDGFDVVSEAAIGDGTATDAYFLRTEETLAAADRNPRVVAEVTQDQFPTGEFDLLAGMKDAARLLEGLPVDVDAMREGQLFDGGPVMRIEGDYLDFARYETSLLGFLSHQSGVATAALEARRAAPDSSVLSFGARHVHPAIAPMIERGALVAGFDGFSHVAAGEVLGREASGTMPHALVIAFGDQETAWEAFDETVDAEVPRIAICDTYCDEKDESIRAAEALGDALDGVRLDTTSSRRGDFRHIVREVRWELDARGHDDVEIFVSGGLGPADLRNLRDVADGFGVGGHVSNADPLDFALDIVELDGELVAKRGKLSGKKEAFRTPDGGHHVGLADRADPEGGEALLEPLIRDGEIVREFDVDAAAERALADAEAVGFREGE, encoded by the coding sequence ATGAGCGACGGGTTCGACGTGGTGTCCGAGGCGGCCATCGGCGACGGGACGGCGACCGACGCCTACTTCCTCCGGACCGAGGAGACGCTGGCGGCGGCCGACCGCAACCCCCGCGTCGTGGCAGAGGTCACGCAGGACCAGTTCCCGACCGGTGAGTTCGACCTGCTGGCGGGCATGAAGGACGCCGCCCGCCTGCTCGAAGGACTTCCGGTCGACGTGGACGCGATGCGCGAAGGACAACTGTTCGACGGCGGCCCTGTGATGCGAATCGAGGGCGACTACCTCGACTTCGCGCGGTACGAGACCTCGCTGTTGGGCTTTCTCTCTCACCAGAGCGGCGTCGCCACCGCGGCGCTGGAGGCCCGGCGGGCCGCGCCCGACTCGTCGGTGCTGAGTTTCGGCGCGCGCCACGTCCACCCCGCCATCGCGCCGATGATAGAGCGGGGCGCGCTCGTCGCGGGGTTCGACGGTTTCTCGCACGTCGCGGCGGGCGAGGTTCTCGGCCGCGAGGCCAGCGGCACGATGCCCCACGCGCTGGTCATCGCCTTCGGCGACCAGGAGACGGCGTGGGAGGCCTTCGACGAGACGGTCGACGCCGAAGTCCCGCGCATCGCCATCTGCGACACGTACTGCGACGAGAAAGACGAGAGTATCCGCGCCGCCGAGGCGCTGGGCGACGCCTTGGACGGCGTGCGCCTCGACACGACGAGTTCCCGACGCGGCGACTTCCGGCACATCGTCCGGGAGGTCCGGTGGGAACTCGACGCCCGCGGTCACGACGACGTGGAAATCTTCGTCAGCGGCGGACTCGGCCCCGCGGACCTCCGGAACCTCCGGGACGTCGCAGACGGGTTCGGCGTCGGCGGTCACGTCAGCAACGCCGACCCGCTGGACTTCGCGCTCGACATCGTGGAACTCGACGGCGAACTGGTCGCCAAGCGCGGCAAACTCTCCGGGAAGAAGGAGGCGTTCCGGACGCCGGACGGCGGCCACCACGTCGGTCTCGCCGACCGCGCGGACCCCGAGGGCGGCGAGGCGCTGCTCGAACCGCTGATTCGGGACGGCGAAATCGTCCGGGAGTTCGACGTGGACGCCGCGGCCGAGCGCGCACTGGCCGACGCCGAAGCGGTCGGGTTCCGCGAGGGCGAGTGA
- a CDS encoding DUF309 domain-containing protein: MDDHLRAGIAIYNDGEFHAAHDAWEDRWLNLDASTDDERFLHGLIQFTAAVHHAHGANWSGVRGLAESGAEYLADLPADYRDVNVGEVREYLRAAASDPEHVERVALPELTHESVALRPEDLRFEASAVVTDVLAEEYGYDEDVVENAVRYARDDLDGGKATSQFVTFVMDFARDAANRGIIFQRMEGAVGKRKHKEEDVDGLFDA; the protein is encoded by the coding sequence ATGGACGACCATCTGCGTGCAGGCATCGCCATCTACAACGACGGCGAGTTCCACGCGGCCCACGACGCGTGGGAGGACCGCTGGCTTAACCTCGACGCGAGCACCGACGACGAGCGGTTCCTCCACGGACTCATCCAGTTCACCGCGGCGGTCCACCACGCCCACGGCGCGAACTGGTCGGGCGTCCGGGGCCTCGCCGAGAGCGGCGCGGAGTACCTCGCCGACCTGCCGGCGGACTACCGGGACGTGAACGTCGGCGAGGTCCGGGAGTACCTGCGGGCGGCCGCCAGCGACCCGGAACACGTCGAGCGCGTCGCGCTCCCCGAACTGACCCACGAGAGCGTCGCGCTCCGGCCCGAGGACCTGCGTTTCGAGGCCAGCGCGGTCGTCACGGACGTGCTGGCCGAGGAGTACGGCTACGACGAGGACGTGGTCGAGAACGCCGTTCGGTACGCCCGCGACGACCTCGACGGCGGAAAAGCGACCAGTCAGTTCGTGACGTTCGTGATGGACTTCGCACGTGACGCCGCGAACCGGGGAATCATCTTCCAGCGCATGGAGGGCGCGGTGGGCAAGCGGAAACACAAAGAAGAGGACGTGGACGGACTGTTCGACGCCTGA
- the azf gene encoding NAD-dependent glucose-6-phosphate dehydrogenase Azf, protein MDDPVLLTGAEGRVGQAILSDLGEEYEWRLLDRDPPTHDTDHEFVVADITDEEAVREAVEGVGAVIHLAGDPRPEAPWNSVLNNNIDGTRNVLEAAVSEGVEKVVFASSNHAVGAYETDERTPDLYRPHDDYQLDGTELPRPSNLYGVSKATGEVLGRYYHDEHGLSVVCVRIGNLTENHPPKDYERGQAMWLSHRDCAHLFDRCIRADYGYEIVYGISDNDRKYYSIERAREVLGYDPQDNSAEFANAEC, encoded by the coding sequence ATGGACGACCCAGTCCTGCTAACGGGCGCGGAAGGCCGCGTCGGGCAGGCCATCCTCTCGGACCTCGGCGAGGAGTACGAGTGGCGACTCCTCGACCGCGACCCGCCGACGCACGACACCGACCACGAGTTCGTCGTCGCAGACATCACCGACGAGGAGGCCGTTCGCGAGGCCGTCGAGGGCGTCGGTGCCGTCATCCACCTCGCGGGCGACCCGCGGCCCGAAGCGCCGTGGAACAGCGTGCTGAACAACAACATCGACGGCACTCGGAACGTGCTGGAGGCCGCCGTCTCCGAGGGCGTCGAGAAGGTGGTGTTCGCATCGTCGAACCACGCCGTCGGCGCCTACGAGACCGACGAGCGCACCCCCGACCTCTACCGTCCTCACGACGACTACCAACTCGACGGCACGGAACTCCCGCGTCCGAGCAACCTCTACGGGGTCAGCAAGGCGACCGGCGAGGTACTGGGTCGGTACTACCACGACGAACACGGTCTCAGCGTGGTCTGCGTCCGCATCGGCAACCTGACCGAGAACCACCCGCCGAAGGACTACGAACGCGGACAGGCGATGTGGCTCTCCCACCGGGACTGCGCTCACCTCTTCGACCGGTGCATCCGGGCGGATTACGGCTACGAAATCGTCTACGGCATCTCGGACAACGACCGGAAGTACTACTCCATCGAGCGCGCCCGCGAGGTGCTGGGCTACGACCCGCAGGACAACTCCGCCGAGTTCGCCAACGCCGAGTGTTAG
- a CDS encoding single-stranded DNA binding protein codes for MGAIEDVYADLDADVSLEEFREAVEEKVEQMGGLADEETAAMLIAHELDEEGGEVETVADIEPGMEEVKFVAKVVGVGDVRTFERDDEDREDGRVLNVEVADETGSIRITFWDKQADAGEEELEVGDTLRIAGRPKEGYNGVEVNVNDAEPDDETDIDVQVQDTYRVEDLSLGLSDVNLRGKVLDTDEVRTFDRDDGSEGKVANLKLGDSTGRIRVTLWDERTEAAERLDPGVSVEVVDGYVRERDGSLELHVGNRGAVEEIDEDVAYEPETADIADLEIGDEADIGGVVRETQEKRTFDRDDGSEGQVRNVRVQDETGDLRVALWGEKADVDVAPGDEIQLADVEIQDGWQDDIEGSAGWQSTVTVLGEADPGAGSAGSGGGDEPESDGTGLDAFSGDDGASASGSDSGSADAASDDAGSDGEFVEFTGTVVQAGDPIILDDGEETVSVESSSADVTLGEKVTARGELRDGTLDAEDVF; via the coding sequence ATGGGCGCGATAGAGGACGTTTACGCCGACCTCGACGCCGACGTATCTCTGGAGGAGTTCCGCGAGGCGGTCGAGGAGAAGGTCGAGCAGATGGGCGGTCTCGCCGACGAGGAGACGGCCGCGATGCTCATCGCCCACGAGTTGGACGAGGAGGGCGGGGAGGTCGAGACCGTCGCCGACATCGAACCGGGCATGGAGGAAGTGAAGTTCGTCGCCAAGGTCGTCGGCGTCGGCGACGTGCGCACCTTCGAACGCGACGACGAGGACCGTGAGGACGGCCGGGTCCTGAACGTCGAAGTCGCCGACGAGACCGGGTCGATACGCATCACATTCTGGGACAAGCAGGCCGACGCTGGCGAGGAGGAACTCGAAGTCGGCGACACCCTCCGCATCGCCGGCCGACCCAAGGAGGGGTACAACGGCGTCGAGGTCAACGTCAACGACGCAGAACCCGACGACGAGACCGACATCGACGTGCAAGTTCAGGACACCTACCGCGTCGAGGACCTCTCGCTCGGCCTCTCGGACGTAAACCTCCGCGGGAAAGTGCTGGACACCGACGAGGTCCGCACCTTCGACCGCGACGACGGGTCGGAGGGGAAGGTCGCCAACCTCAAACTCGGCGACTCGACCGGCCGCATCCGGGTGACGCTCTGGGACGAGCGCACCGAGGCCGCCGAGCGACTCGACCCCGGCGTCTCGGTCGAGGTCGTGGACGGCTACGTCCGGGAGCGCGACGGGAGTCTGGAACTCCACGTCGGCAACCGCGGCGCGGTCGAGGAGATAGACGAGGACGTGGCCTACGAACCCGAAACCGCCGACATCGCCGACCTCGAAATCGGCGACGAGGCCGACATCGGCGGCGTCGTGCGCGAGACCCAAGAGAAGCGGACCTTCGACCGCGACGACGGTTCCGAAGGACAGGTCCGGAACGTCCGCGTACAGGACGAGACGGGCGACCTCCGGGTGGCGCTCTGGGGTGAGAAAGCCGACGTGGACGTGGCACCGGGCGACGAAATCCAACTCGCCGACGTGGAGATTCAGGACGGGTGGCAGGACGACATCGAAGGTTCGGCCGGGTGGCAGTCCACCGTCACCGTCCTCGGCGAGGCCGACCCCGGTGCGGGGTCGGCCGGAAGCGGCGGTGGCGACGAGCCTGAGAGCGACGGTACGGGTCTCGACGCCTTCAGCGGCGACGACGGCGCGAGTGCATCCGGTTCCGATTCGGGGTCGGCGGACGCGGCGAGCGACGACGCGGGAAGCGACGGCGAGTTCGTGGAGTTCACCGGGACCGTCGTACAGGCGGGCGACCCGATAATTCTGGACGACGGCGAGGAGACGGTCAGCGTCGAGTCGAGCAGCGCCGACGTGACCCTCGGCGAGAAAGTGACCGCGCGCGGGGAACTGCGCGACGGCACGCTCGACGCCGAGGACGTGTTCTGA
- a CDS encoding heavy metal translocating P-type ATPase has translation MTTDERERTVRLSVPEMDCPSCAGKVTASVERLDGVRETDPAPTTGTLRVAYDADATDPEDIRERVESAGYAVEGDDGAADGRLRLSVPEMDCPSCAGKVENALDGVAGVETYETRPATGEVLVTGDADRERVVSAIAGAGYEVENATSDGGGPDVAASSDVWTSPRALKTWAGAALMVAGLVLEFLLTGLDGLLFSAVGREFHLSSVLLLLAAGVAGQEILRNGYYSAKTLSLDIDLLMGVGVLAAVGVGLYFEAATLAVLYSVAELLERFSMDRARNSVRELMDLSPDTATVKRGANGEREETVPVEEVAVGEIVAVRPGEKIPVDGEVVEGASAVNQAPITGESVPVDKSPGAEVYAGTVNEEGYLEVEATAEADETTLSQVIELVGDAQRDRTDREQFIERFAAYYTPLIVVGALLTAFGPPLLLGGPFREWFVRGLTLLVVACPCAFVISTPVSVVSGVTSAARNGVLVKGGPHLESMGAVEAVAFDKTGTLTEGNLAVTDVVPLDGTDETDLLRCAHDLERRSEHPIAEAIVEHAHAAGDPHDESGGDRPVENFESLTGKGVRADLGGVTHYAGKPALFEELGFDLGHVHLSTDGGERTTGLRASSDSRSDGGEVITKDPDSKCEDRDDCLDLLADVVPRFQREGKTVVLVGTEDELEGVLAVADEVRPAAKETVARLQAFGIETVMLTGDNEGTARAVAEEVGVDEFRAELLPEGKVEAVEELTDRYESVAMVGDGVNDAPALAAATVGVAMGAAGTDTAIETADIALLGDDLRKVPYLYRLSRKANAVIRQNIWASLAVKAVLAVGAPLGLVSVAVAIVVGDMGMSLGVTGNAMRLARVDPDE, from the coding sequence ATGACTACCGACGAGCGCGAACGGACGGTCCGTCTCTCTGTCCCCGAGATGGACTGCCCGTCCTGCGCCGGCAAGGTGACCGCGAGCGTCGAGCGACTCGACGGGGTGCGCGAGACCGACCCGGCACCGACGACGGGGACGCTCCGAGTTGCCTACGACGCGGACGCGACCGATCCCGAGGACATCCGCGAGCGGGTCGAGTCCGCCGGATACGCGGTCGAAGGCGACGACGGAGCGGCGGACGGCCGACTCCGCCTCTCGGTCCCCGAGATGGACTGTCCGTCGTGCGCGGGCAAGGTCGAGAACGCGCTCGACGGCGTGGCCGGCGTCGAGACGTACGAGACGCGACCGGCGACCGGCGAGGTCCTCGTGACCGGCGACGCCGACCGCGAGCGCGTCGTCTCGGCGATAGCGGGCGCGGGCTACGAGGTCGAGAACGCGACGAGCGACGGCGGCGGCCCCGACGTGGCCGCGTCGAGCGACGTGTGGACGAGTCCGCGCGCTCTCAAGACGTGGGCCGGGGCCGCCCTCATGGTCGCCGGTCTCGTCCTCGAATTCCTGCTCACGGGCCTCGACGGTCTGCTGTTCTCCGCCGTCGGCCGCGAGTTCCACCTCTCCTCGGTCCTCCTCCTGCTCGCGGCCGGGGTCGCGGGCCAAGAGATTCTCCGGAACGGTTACTACTCCGCGAAGACCCTGAGCCTCGACATCGACCTCCTGATGGGGGTCGGCGTCCTCGCCGCGGTCGGAGTCGGTCTCTACTTCGAGGCCGCGACCCTCGCCGTGCTGTACAGCGTCGCGGAACTGCTCGAACGGTTCTCGATGGACCGGGCGCGCAACTCGGTTCGGGAACTGATGGACCTCTCGCCCGACACCGCGACGGTCAAGCGCGGCGCGAACGGGGAGCGAGAGGAGACTGTGCCCGTCGAGGAAGTGGCGGTCGGCGAGATAGTCGCGGTCCGGCCCGGCGAGAAGATTCCTGTGGACGGCGAGGTAGTCGAGGGCGCGAGCGCGGTGAATCAGGCCCCCATCACGGGCGAGAGCGTCCCCGTGGACAAGTCGCCCGGCGCGGAGGTGTACGCCGGGACGGTCAACGAGGAGGGCTACCTCGAAGTCGAGGCCACCGCCGAGGCCGACGAGACCACCCTCTCGCAGGTCATCGAGTTGGTCGGCGACGCTCAGCGCGACCGGACCGACCGCGAGCAGTTCATCGAGCGGTTCGCGGCCTACTACACTCCGCTCATCGTGGTCGGGGCGCTCCTGACCGCCTTCGGCCCGCCGCTCCTGCTCGGCGGTCCCTTCCGCGAGTGGTTCGTCCGCGGTCTGACCCTGCTGGTGGTCGCCTGCCCGTGCGCGTTCGTCATCTCGACGCCGGTCTCGGTCGTCTCGGGCGTCACCAGCGCGGCCCGGAACGGCGTCCTCGTGAAGGGCGGCCCGCACCTCGAATCGATGGGGGCGGTCGAGGCCGTCGCCTTCGACAAGACCGGGACGCTGACCGAGGGGAACCTCGCGGTCACTGACGTGGTTCCGCTCGACGGTACCGACGAGACCGACCTCCTGCGGTGCGCCCACGACCTCGAACGCCGGAGCGAACACCCCATCGCGGAGGCCATCGTGGAACACGCCCACGCCGCCGGAGACCCTCACGACGAGTCGGGCGGGGACCGGCCCGTCGAGAACTTCGAGAGTCTGACGGGCAAGGGCGTCCGCGCCGACCTCGGCGGCGTGACCCACTACGCGGGAAAGCCCGCGCTCTTCGAGGAACTCGGATTCGATTTGGGGCACGTCCACCTCAGCACCGACGGCGGTGAGCGAACCACCGGTTTGCGAGCCTCGTCGGACTCCCGGTCCGACGGCGGTGAAGTAATCACGAAGGACCCCGACAGCAAGTGCGAGGACCGCGACGACTGCCTCGACCTGCTCGCCGACGTGGTGCCCCGGTTCCAGCGCGAGGGCAAGACGGTCGTCCTCGTCGGCACGGAAGACGAGTTGGAGGGCGTCCTCGCCGTCGCCGACGAGGTTCGCCCGGCGGCCAAGGAGACGGTCGCGCGCTTGCAGGCGTTCGGCATCGAGACGGTCATGCTCACGGGCGACAACGAGGGGACCGCCCGCGCGGTGGCCGAGGAGGTCGGCGTCGACGAGTTCCGGGCCGAACTCCTGCCCGAGGGGAAGGTCGAAGCCGTCGAGGAACTGACCGACCGGTACGAGTCGGTGGCGATGGTCGGCGACGGCGTCAACGACGCGCCCGCGCTGGCCGCCGCGACGGTCGGCGTGGCGATGGGCGCGGCCGGGACCGACACCGCCATCGAGACGGCCGACATCGCCCTGCTGGGCGACGACCTGCGGAAGGTGCCGTACCTCTACCGCCTCTCGCGGAAGGCCAACGCCGTCATCCGCCAGAACATCTGGGCCAGTCTCGCGGTCAAGGCCGTGCTGGCCGTGGGCGCACCGCTCGGACTGGTCTCGGTGGCGGTGGCGATAGTCGTCGGCGACATGGGGATGAGTCTGGGCGTGACGGGTAACGCGATGCGACTGGCGCGGGTCGACCCCGACGAGTAA
- a CDS encoding TIGR00296 family protein, producing MAQAQAVTLSYEDGTRAVELARESVESYVINGQREQPGSMREAFYARTGVFVRLASTRGRGRLRGCDGAYEGTDQLGHLIVDSAISAASDTSCGSEVEEAELPNLKISVCVVRDTQFTEDAVEDIELGTHGVAIEGRGKQAWMYPTLPIENEWSVFEYLDRTCRKAGLPKGAWEDDDVMVTLFDGQVFSEREPEGTVEEL from the coding sequence ATGGCACAGGCTCAGGCAGTAACTCTCTCCTACGAGGACGGCACGCGGGCCGTCGAACTCGCACGGGAATCGGTCGAATCCTACGTCATCAACGGGCAGCGCGAACAGCCCGGTAGCATGCGCGAAGCGTTCTACGCCCGAACCGGCGTGTTCGTCCGGCTCGCCTCCACGCGAGGACGCGGTCGACTCCGGGGATGCGACGGGGCCTACGAAGGCACCGACCAACTCGGCCACCTCATCGTGGACTCGGCCATCAGCGCGGCGAGCGACACCTCGTGCGGCTCTGAAGTCGAGGAAGCGGAGCTTCCGAACCTGAAGATATCGGTCTGCGTCGTCCGCGACACCCAGTTCACGGAGGACGCGGTGGAGGACATCGAACTCGGAACCCACGGCGTCGCCATCGAGGGACGAGGCAAGCAGGCGTGGATGTACCCGACGCTCCCCATCGAGAACGAGTGGAGCGTCTTCGAGTATCTCGACCGGACCTGCCGGAAGGCCGGACTCCCCAAGGGCGCGTGGGAGGACGACGACGTGATGGTGACCCTGTTCGACGGACAGGTGTTCAGCGAGCGCGAACCCGAAGGAACCGTCGAAGAACTCTAA
- a CDS encoding histone family protein, with translation MSVELPFAPVDTIIRRNAGDLRVSADAAEELARRIQIHGAELAIGAAEEATADGRKTLMSDDFGVEQVVDKEDLELPVAPVDRIARLEIDDSYRVAMDARIALADILEDYADNVAKAAAVLARHADRRTVKAEDIDTYFELFE, from the coding sequence ATGAGCGTCGAGTTGCCGTTCGCACCGGTGGACACGATTATCAGACGGAACGCTGGCGACCTCCGCGTCAGCGCGGACGCCGCCGAGGAGTTGGCGCGTCGGATTCAGATTCACGGAGCCGAACTCGCCATCGGCGCCGCCGAGGAGGCGACCGCCGACGGCCGGAAGACCCTGATGAGCGACGACTTCGGCGTCGAGCAGGTCGTGGACAAGGAGGACCTCGAACTCCCGGTCGCGCCCGTCGACCGCATCGCGCGCCTCGAAATCGACGACAGCTATCGGGTCGCCATGGACGCCCGCATCGCGCTGGCGGACATCCTCGAAGACTACGCCGACAACGTCGCCAAGGCCGCCGCCGTCCTCGCGCGCCACGCCGACCGGCGCACCGTCAAGGCCGAGGACATCGACACCTACTTCGAGTTGTTCGAGTGA
- a CDS encoding DUF7860 family protein translates to MSRYGDVDYRRWAKTGFLFSLALFAVGAGGEIAAAAMHLSLPAWENALFVDMEILGTLGALLSPLVFGVIMPLTE, encoded by the coding sequence ATGAGCCGATACGGAGACGTCGATTATCGGCGGTGGGCCAAGACCGGGTTCCTGTTCAGTCTCGCGCTGTTCGCGGTCGGTGCGGGAGGCGAAATCGCGGCGGCCGCGATGCATCTCTCGCTCCCGGCGTGGGAGAACGCGCTGTTCGTGGACATGGAGATACTCGGCACGCTCGGGGCGTTGCTCTCCCCGCTGGTGTTCGGTGTCATCATGCCGCTGACCGAGTAG
- a CDS encoding dihydroneopterin aldolase family protein, with protein sequence MTRNDSDPTDGEAACFEAGIKFGALYHQFAGTPVSPDSAPSLETAIEESIENQPFCESVTVDILTEKLAAEMDHEYTELTGRFMEVEIVVDREGCEVVTRMEMEDGYPLMKVESVR encoded by the coding sequence GTGACCCGAAACGATTCGGACCCGACCGACGGCGAGGCGGCCTGCTTCGAGGCGGGCATCAAGTTCGGCGCGCTCTACCACCAGTTCGCCGGGACGCCGGTGAGTCCAGACTCCGCACCGAGCCTCGAAACCGCCATCGAGGAGTCAATCGAGAACCAGCCGTTTTGCGAGTCCGTGACCGTCGACATCCTGACCGAGAAGTTGGCCGCGGAGATGGACCACGAGTACACGGAACTGACGGGGCGGTTCATGGAGGTCGAAATCGTCGTGGACCGAGAGGGATGCGAGGTCGTCACCCGAATGGAGATGGAAGACGGCTACCCGCTGATGAAAGTCGAATCAGTTAGATAG